One genomic window of Pelmatolapia mariae isolate MD_Pm_ZW linkage group LG5, Pm_UMD_F_2, whole genome shotgun sequence includes the following:
- the LOC134627545 gene encoding odorant receptor 131-2-like, with translation MSTSSTNQTVAINYRDAFANVVPKNVFVVVLCISINYINVALMQTFSKNQIFYTNPRYILFLHLILNDMILVTLSTMMFVISYVLIRINVSVCCVLTLLAVLVTENTPLNLACMAVECYIAICIPLRHVQICTVKRTLILIGLIWMTSMLSVLPDLFISLATMPLDFFNSRVFCIKETVFRIPQIIKKRDITYIVYLVIVWFIIFFTYFKILFTAKTASQDATKARNTIILHGFQVLLSMSMYIEPPLKEALLKWLPQYYSDSLFACYIIFQILPRAISPIVYGVRDKTYRKYLKKYLLCKMSS, from the exons ATGAGTACATCATCTACCAATCAGACCGTGGCCATAAACTATCGAGACGCTTTCGCCAATGTTGTGCCAAAGAATGTGTTTGTTGTGGTTCTCTGCATCTCCATCAACTACATCAATGTAGCACTGATGCAAACATTTTCCAAAAACCAG ATCTTTTATACAAATCCACGGTACATCCTGTTCTTGCACCTGATACTCAACGATATGATCCTAGTAACACTGAGCACCATGATGTTCGTCATCAGCTACGTCCTCATCAGGATAAATGTCTCTGTCTGTTGTGTGCTCACCCTGCTTGCTGTTTTAGTCACTGAAAACACCCCTCTGAATCTGGCTTGCATGGCAGTGGAGTGCTACATTGCCATCTGCATCCCTCTTCGTCACGTCCAAATCTGCACTGTCAAAAGGACGTTAATTTTAATTGGTTTAATTTGGATGACCAGCATGCTGTCTGTTCTTCCTGATCTCTTCATCAGCTTGGCCACAATGCCACTGGATTTCTTTAATTCTCGTGTGTTTTGCATCAAAGAAACAGTCTTTCGAATTCCCCAGATTATCAAGAAGAGGGATATCACCTATATAGTTTATCTGGTTATTGTCTGGTTTATTATCTTTTTTACGTACTTCAAAATCCTGTTCACCGCAAAAACAGCAAGCCAAGATGCTACAAAGGCCAGAAATACAATTATTCTCCATGGTTTTCAGGTGTTGTTGTCTATGTCGATGTATATAGAGCCCCCACTGAAGGAGGCGCTGCTGAAATGGCTTCCTCAATATTATTCAGATTCCCTTTTTGCTTGTTATATTATTTTCCAGATCCTACCACGAGCAATTAGTCCAATAGTTTATGGAGTAAGAGACAAAACTTACAGGAAGTACCTGAAAAAATATCTGTTATGTAAAATGAGCTCCTAG